A stretch of Metabacillus sp. FJAT-52054 DNA encodes these proteins:
- the yhfH gene encoding protein YhfH, translating to MLVKLTEFFRNLPGKQCAECGKEIEEQHECYGNTCNSCMNVQDL from the coding sequence ATGTTAGTAAAATTGACTGAATTTTTCAGAAACTTACCGGGAAAACAATGCGCAGAATGCGGAAAAGAAATCGAAGAACAGCATGAATGCTATGGAAATACCTGCAACAGCTGTATGAATGTGCAGGATCTGTAA
- a CDS encoding YhgE/Pip domain-containing protein has translation MSLLAKEWKALVTNKKVLIPVIAVVFIPVLYAGMFLWAFWDPYENLEDLPVAVVNQDNGAEYEGENLQVGKELVDNLKDNPKFKWQFVDEKTADQGLKDQKYYMKIEIPDNFSANATTLLDDQPKELEMKYVPNEGFNFLSAQIGNTAMEQIKEEVANEVTKTYAESIFGKIGEVADGLGKASDGAAEIDSGTGKLKDGTGKLKENLAKLAESSVTFKEGLQSASDGTTKLSKGAADLDKGLGQLNQGYTKVENGSNALADGNAKLAAGSNELYSKMQELNQGVPQLTDGTKRVSEGAAALNQGLTQFDAGQQDAKKGAEQLAAGIDQLQANMKQLAPVLAALPEEKRNELTAALEQLNQGSDNLSAGVGKLAENSTVIAGKSGELAQGASAVYENQQKVQDGVSKLTEGQGKLNTGLNDASNGANEFSQGVALFGQKLGEAKEGSAQLASGSTDLNSGISKLSDGSGKLESGAGKLADGASDLDKGVGDLSGGTSELSTALADAADQTKDTKGSDPLYDMMAKPVDVKNEKINEVPNYGTGFTPYFLSLGLFVGALLISIVYPLRQSVGEPKSALSWFFSKFGVLLAVGIIQSLVADAVLLMGLQIEVQSVGMFILFSILTSLTFLALIQFFVTSLGDPGRFVAIIILILQLTTSAGTFPLELIPEPLQIFNYWLPMTYSVAGFKAVISSGDFSYLGTQSLVLIGMMLLMIIGTITYMFFQVRKNRQEVSEEAL, from the coding sequence ATGTCACTGCTCGCAAAAGAGTGGAAGGCGCTAGTTACCAATAAGAAAGTACTGATTCCCGTCATAGCGGTTGTGTTTATCCCCGTCTTGTATGCCGGAATGTTCCTCTGGGCGTTTTGGGATCCATACGAGAATCTGGAAGATCTTCCAGTAGCCGTAGTTAACCAGGATAATGGCGCTGAATATGAAGGCGAAAATCTTCAAGTCGGTAAAGAGCTTGTGGATAATTTAAAAGATAATCCCAAGTTTAAATGGCAATTTGTAGATGAAAAAACAGCAGATCAAGGTCTTAAAGATCAAAAATACTACATGAAAATAGAGATCCCGGATAATTTTTCAGCAAATGCGACCACCTTGCTGGATGATCAGCCGAAAGAGCTTGAAATGAAATATGTTCCAAACGAAGGATTTAACTTCCTTTCTGCCCAAATCGGGAATACAGCAATGGAACAAATCAAAGAAGAAGTGGCAAATGAAGTAACCAAGACATATGCGGAAAGCATCTTCGGAAAAATCGGAGAGGTAGCAGACGGACTTGGTAAAGCGAGTGACGGTGCGGCTGAAATCGATTCCGGAACAGGTAAGCTTAAAGATGGAACCGGAAAATTAAAGGAAAATCTGGCGAAGCTTGCAGAAAGCTCTGTTACCTTTAAGGAAGGTCTGCAATCAGCTTCTGACGGTACTACAAAGCTTTCTAAAGGAGCCGCTGATCTTGATAAGGGTCTTGGCCAGTTAAACCAAGGATATACAAAGGTTGAAAACGGCTCAAACGCTCTTGCAGATGGTAATGCTAAGCTGGCAGCAGGTTCAAATGAACTGTACAGCAAAATGCAGGAACTAAATCAAGGTGTGCCTCAGCTTACGGATGGAACAAAGAGAGTAAGTGAAGGAGCCGCTGCCCTTAACCAGGGATTGACCCAGTTTGATGCCGGGCAGCAGGATGCGAAAAAAGGTGCAGAACAGCTTGCAGCTGGCATCGATCAGCTTCAGGCAAACATGAAGCAGCTGGCACCTGTACTTGCAGCACTTCCGGAAGAGAAGCGAAACGAACTGACTGCTGCTCTTGAACAGCTGAACCAGGGCAGTGATAACCTATCAGCCGGAGTCGGCAAGCTTGCTGAAAACTCAACCGTCATTGCCGGAAAATCAGGTGAGCTTGCTCAGGGAGCTTCTGCTGTTTATGAAAACCAGCAAAAGGTTCAAGACGGTGTAAGTAAGCTGACTGAGGGTCAAGGAAAGCTAAACACTGGTTTGAATGATGCTTCCAATGGAGCTAATGAATTCAGCCAGGGCGTAGCATTATTCGGCCAAAAATTAGGTGAAGCAAAAGAAGGATCTGCGCAATTGGCAAGCGGAAGCACGGATCTGAATTCCGGAATTTCCAAGCTTTCAGATGGATCTGGAAAACTTGAATCCGGAGCAGGCAAGCTTGCAGATGGAGCCTCCGATCTGGATAAAGGGGTCGGCGATCTTTCTGGCGGTACCTCTGAACTCAGCACGGCACTGGCAGATGCTGCAGACCAAACGAAAGATACAAAAGGATCAGACCCGCTTTATGACATGATGGCAAAGCCTGTTGATGTCAAAAACGAAAAGATTAATGAAGTGCCGAACTATGGAACAGGCTTTACGCCTTACTTCCTGTCACTTGGATTATTCGTAGGAGCATTGCTGATCTCCATTGTCTATCCTCTTAGACAATCGGTGGGTGAGCCAAAATCAGCCCTTTCCTGGTTCTTCAGTAAATTTGGCGTATTGCTTGCAGTAGGAATTATTCAGTCCTTAGTGGCAGACGCAGTTCTGCTGATGGGCCTTCAAATTGAAGTGCAGAGTGTTGGTATGTTCATCCTGTTCAGCATTCTGACCAGCTTAACATTCCTTGCACTGATTCAATTCTTTGTCACTTCTCTCGGCGATCCTGGCCGATTTGTAGCCATTATTATTTTGATTTTGCAGCTGACAACCTCAGCAGGAACCTTCCCGCTTGAGCTTATTCCAGAGCCGCTGCAAATCTTTAATTACTGGCTGCCGATGACGTACTCTGTTGCTGGATTTAAAGCCGTTATTTCAAGCGGCGACTTCAGCTACCTTGGTACCCAATCTCTTGTACTGATTGGCATGATGCTGCTTATGATAATTGGTACGATCACTTATATGTTTTTCCAGGTTCGGAAAAACAGACAAGAGGTTTCTGAAGAAGCTCTTTAA
- a CDS encoding lipoate--protein ligase, translating to MLFIDNNHITDPRMNLAIEEYCLKNLDPEQSYLLFYINEPSIIIGKNQNTIEEINTKYVEEQGLHVVRRLSGGGAVYHDLGNLNFSFITKDDGDSFHNFKKFTEPVIEALKKLGVNAELSGRNDILAEGRKISGNAQFTTRGRMFSHGTLLFDSEIDNVVSALVVKKDKIESKGIKSIRSRVANISEFLEKKMTIEEFRSLLLSYIFDTNGEVPQYVLTEDDWDKIRKLSEERYQNWDWNYGKSPKFNLQHSHRFPVGQIDVRMEVSKGMIHECKIYGDFFGVGDVTEIEELLTGARYEKSELDKLMRPVNVQHYFGNVSKEQFLDLLY from the coding sequence ATGCTGTTTATTGATAATAACCATATTACAGATCCAAGAATGAATCTTGCAATTGAGGAGTACTGCCTCAAAAATTTAGACCCCGAACAATCCTATCTGCTGTTTTACATAAATGAACCTTCTATTATCATTGGGAAAAATCAGAATACAATAGAAGAAATCAATACGAAATATGTGGAGGAACAGGGACTCCATGTGGTAAGAAGGCTATCCGGCGGAGGAGCAGTGTACCATGACCTCGGCAACCTGAATTTTAGCTTTATTACGAAGGATGACGGGGACAGCTTCCATAACTTTAAAAAGTTCACCGAACCTGTGATTGAAGCCTTGAAGAAACTTGGTGTCAATGCTGAGCTCAGCGGACGCAACGATATTCTCGCTGAAGGACGAAAGATCTCTGGAAATGCCCAGTTCACAACAAGAGGGAGAATGTTCAGCCATGGAACGCTCCTATTCGATTCTGAAATAGACAATGTCGTGTCTGCTCTTGTTGTGAAAAAAGATAAGATTGAATCAAAAGGGATAAAATCGATCCGCAGCCGCGTTGCAAACATCAGTGAGTTTTTGGAAAAGAAAATGACGATTGAGGAATTCAGATCGCTCCTGCTAAGCTATATTTTTGATACGAACGGGGAAGTGCCCCAATATGTATTAACAGAGGATGATTGGGACAAGATCCGCAAGCTTTCAGAAGAACGCTATCAAAATTGGGATTGGAATTACGGGAAGTCTCCGAAATTCAATCTCCAGCATTCCCATCGCTTTCCAGTTGGACAAATTGATGTCCGCATGGAAGTAAGCAAAGGAATGATCCATGAGTGCAAAATTTACGGAGACTTCTTCGGCGTAGGCGATGTTACTGAAATTGAAGAGCTGCTGACCGGAGCGCGCTATGAAAAATCCGAGCTTGATAAGCTGATGAGACCGGTCAATGTCCAGCATTATTTCGGAAATGTATCGAAAGAACAGTTTTTGGATTTGCTTTATTAA
- a CDS encoding MBL fold metallo-hydrolase: MKLTVIGHWGGFPGPGEASSGYLLQKDGFNLLIDCGSAVVSQLQFYIPLKELDAVLISHYHHDHAADVGPLQYGRLVAGYLEEDIPVLPIYGHNGDKEGFSRLTYKQATLGNVYHPNEKLEIGPFQISFLKTNHPAECYAFRITDGESVIVYTADSSFKEEFIPFAKGADLLISECNFYAGQDGKSAGHMNSHDAAAIARDAGVKQCILTHLPHFGNHEDLLAEAQTLYKGPLCLAAKGLTWYRDKGGNANGSNAVY; the protein is encoded by the coding sequence ATGAAATTAACCGTAATCGGGCACTGGGGCGGTTTTCCCGGTCCGGGAGAAGCTTCATCCGGGTATTTGCTGCAAAAGGACGGTTTCAATTTGCTGATTGATTGCGGAAGTGCTGTAGTATCACAGCTGCAGTTTTATATACCTTTGAAAGAGCTGGATGCGGTACTGATTTCCCATTATCACCATGATCACGCTGCAGACGTTGGCCCCCTTCAATATGGTCGGCTTGTGGCCGGTTATCTGGAAGAGGACATTCCCGTTTTGCCGATTTATGGACATAATGGAGATAAAGAGGGCTTCAGCAGGCTAACCTATAAACAAGCAACGCTTGGCAATGTTTATCATCCAAACGAAAAGCTTGAAATTGGACCCTTTCAAATAAGCTTCCTGAAAACAAATCATCCGGCAGAATGCTATGCGTTCAGGATAACAGATGGAGAGTCTGTCATTGTTTACACAGCAGATTCAAGTTTTAAAGAGGAATTTATTCCTTTCGCTAAAGGGGCTGATCTGCTGATTTCCGAGTGCAATTTTTACGCAGGGCAAGATGGAAAAAGCGCAGGACATATGAATAGCCATGATGCTGCAGCTATTGCTAGAGATGCCGGTGTAAAGCAGTGCATCCTGACACACTTGCCGCATTTTGGAAATCATGAAGATTTACTTGCGGAGGCACAGACCCTGTACAAGGGGCCGCTGTGTTTAGCGGCAAAAGGGTTAACATGGTACCGAGACAAGGGAGGAAACGCGAATGGCTCAAATGCTGTTTATTGA
- a CDS encoding DUF3784 domain-containing protein codes for MGAAMLVISIPFFIFAITLSKGKGASILAGYNTMSDSEKAEYDEVALCKFMGKIMYGIGLSILLFALSEMLENQVLLVIGLILLLTLIFFALVYSNTRDRFKKKV; via the coding sequence ATGGGAGCTGCTATGCTTGTTATTTCAATACCTTTCTTTATTTTCGCTATCACACTATCGAAAGGAAAAGGAGCATCAATACTTGCAGGTTATAATACAATGTCTGACAGTGAAAAGGCCGAATACGATGAAGTAGCTTTGTGCAAATTTATGGGTAAAATTATGTATGGTATTGGCTTGAGCATATTATTATTTGCATTGAGTGAGATGTTAGAAAATCAAGTTTTATTAGTTATTGGTCTTATTCTGCTTTTAACTCTAATTTTTTTTGCATTGGTGTATTCCAATACAAGAGATAGATTTAAAAAGAAAGTTTAA
- a CDS encoding fatty acid--CoA ligase family protein, whose protein sequence is MNVSSRLSETAGQYGEKPAYYFEGQAVSYRQLDGMVSQFAANLQVMGIEKGDHVALLLGNSPYFVIGMYGALRAGATVIPVNPIYTPAEIGYILSNGDVKGVIALDLLLPMFEQMDAQLPGLEHIIFCETPPSENKQFNIEDASIRTKMKSFTSLLSAGSSIFSPPKLDEEDLAVILYTSGTTGKPKGAMLTHKNIYSNASDVAAYLKMNDQDKVVATLPMFHVFCLTVSLNAPLMNGASLIIVPRFSPKEVFRLIKEYQATVFAGVPTMYNFMLQYENGLQEDVESLRLCISGGASMPVALLKGFEQKFKVVISEGYGLSEASPVTCFNPLDRPRKAGSIGMNILNVENKVVNELGEEVPPNQVGELIAKGPNIMRGYYKMPEETAHTIRDGWLYTGDLARMDEEGYFYIVDRKKDMIIVGGYNVYPREVEEVYYNHPEITEAAVLGIPDPEQGEAVLCYIVTTNPNLTAESLIEYGKGQLAKYKVPSVIEFLDELPKNTTGKILRRALKEQVAERSRL, encoded by the coding sequence ATGAATGTAAGTTCACGGTTATCTGAAACAGCTGGGCAATATGGGGAAAAGCCAGCTTATTACTTCGAAGGTCAGGCTGTTTCTTACAGACAGCTTGATGGGATGGTCAGCCAATTTGCAGCAAATCTGCAAGTGATGGGAATTGAAAAAGGGGATCATGTAGCTTTACTGCTTGGAAATTCTCCGTATTTTGTCATTGGCATGTATGGGGCATTAAGAGCAGGTGCAACCGTTATTCCGGTGAATCCGATTTATACACCGGCTGAGATTGGGTATATCCTGAGCAATGGAGATGTTAAAGGGGTCATTGCACTGGACTTGCTGCTGCCGATGTTTGAACAAATGGATGCTCAGCTTCCTGGACTGGAGCATATTATTTTTTGTGAAACACCGCCATCAGAAAATAAGCAATTCAATATAGAAGACGCATCGATCCGGACAAAAATGAAATCGTTTACAAGCTTGCTGTCAGCAGGCAGTTCCATCTTTAGCCCTCCAAAGCTTGATGAAGAGGATCTTGCTGTTATTTTGTATACATCCGGAACAACAGGGAAGCCGAAGGGCGCGATGCTGACTCATAAAAATATTTACAGCAACGCTTCGGATGTTGCCGCGTATTTAAAAATGAATGATCAGGATAAAGTTGTTGCTACCCTGCCGATGTTTCATGTTTTTTGCCTGACAGTGTCCTTAAATGCCCCGCTGATGAACGGTGCTTCGCTCATTATTGTTCCGAGGTTCAGCCCTAAAGAGGTCTTCAGGCTGATCAAGGAATATCAGGCAACCGTGTTTGCGGGAGTTCCGACCATGTATAACTTTATGCTTCAATATGAGAATGGACTTCAAGAAGATGTGGAGTCGCTGAGGCTGTGCATTTCGGGAGGAGCCTCCATGCCTGTTGCGCTTCTGAAGGGCTTTGAGCAGAAATTTAAAGTGGTTATTTCCGAGGGGTACGGATTATCGGAGGCGTCGCCGGTAACGTGCTTTAATCCTCTGGACCGGCCGCGAAAAGCCGGATCAATCGGGATGAACATCCTGAACGTTGAAAACAAAGTGGTGAACGAACTTGGCGAAGAAGTCCCTCCGAACCAGGTAGGAGAACTGATTGCGAAAGGGCCTAATATCATGAGGGGCTATTACAAAATGCCGGAGGAAACCGCCCACACGATTCGTGACGGATGGCTTTATACGGGTGATCTTGCCAGAATGGATGAGGAAGGCTATTTCTACATCGTCGACAGGAAAAAGGACATGATTATTGTCGGCGGGTATAATGTATATCCGCGCGAAGTAGAAGAGGTTTATTACAATCATCCTGAAATTACAGAGGCTGCGGTGCTTGGAATACCAGACCCGGAGCAGGGAGAAGCGGTTCTATGCTATATTGTGACGACGAACCCGAATTTAACAGCGGAGTCACTAATTGAGTATGGGAAAGGGCAGCTTGCAAAATATAAAGTACCATCCGTCATAGAATTTTTGGATGAACTGCCTAAAAATACAACCGGCAAAATTCTTCGCCGTGCACTCAAGGAGCAAGTTGCGGAAAGATCACGTTTATGA
- a CDS encoding pyruvate oxidase yields the protein MARTGEIMAEILEKWEIDHLYGMPGDSINEFVEELRKAKNELRFYQVRHEEVGALAAAAYAKLTGKIGVCLSIAGPGAIHLLNGLYDAKADGAPVLVLAGQVHSTQVGTDAFQEVNLERMFDDVAVYNKRAESHEQLPDMLNQAIRTAYAENGVAVLIVPDDLFAEKAEWDQPLTSDILADTTGFPDQKDMKLAAEMIERAKRPVILAGKGALGAKEELALFAEKIGAPIAVSLPGKGAIPDLHPHCLGHLGQLGTKPSYQAMQETDLLIMIGTSYPYREFLPEKADAIQIDRETKFIGKRYPVACGLNGDSKRVLESLTAIIPYKEDRKFLEESQKRVKSWRKEIEKDKSEETDQLMPPQIMAEVQQVLDDDAILSVDVGNVTVWAARYLDLDRQKMVISSWLATMGCGLPGAIAAKIAEPDKQVWAFCGDGGFSMVMHDFVTAVRYKLPIVIVIFNNQKLGMIHYEQQEMGHIEYGTELGSIDFAKFAEACGGIGARIQNREEMRLALKQALKADKPVILDVQVEEEPPLPGNISYGQAVHYTEYMVKKFFSDKSVTLPPIGKSIKRLF from the coding sequence ATGGCCAGAACTGGGGAAATCATGGCTGAGATCCTGGAAAAGTGGGAAATCGACCATCTTTACGGAATGCCGGGAGATTCCATTAATGAGTTTGTAGAAGAATTAAGAAAAGCGAAAAATGAATTGCGGTTTTATCAGGTTAGACATGAAGAGGTAGGGGCCCTTGCAGCAGCTGCCTACGCAAAGCTCACAGGAAAAATTGGCGTTTGTCTTTCTATTGCAGGACCGGGAGCTATTCATTTGCTTAACGGACTATATGATGCAAAAGCCGACGGCGCTCCTGTATTGGTATTGGCCGGGCAGGTACATAGCACGCAGGTAGGAACAGACGCCTTTCAGGAAGTTAATTTGGAGCGTATGTTTGACGATGTCGCCGTATATAACAAGCGTGCCGAATCCCACGAGCAGCTCCCAGATATGCTGAATCAGGCAATCCGAACAGCTTATGCTGAAAATGGGGTGGCTGTTTTAATAGTGCCGGATGACCTTTTTGCTGAAAAAGCGGAATGGGATCAGCCCTTAACCTCTGATATATTAGCAGATACAACCGGATTCCCGGATCAAAAAGACATGAAGCTTGCTGCAGAAATGATTGAGAGGGCCAAACGGCCGGTGATTCTCGCAGGAAAAGGCGCTCTCGGTGCAAAAGAAGAATTGGCCTTATTTGCCGAAAAAATCGGCGCACCTATCGCCGTTTCCCTTCCAGGGAAAGGCGCGATTCCAGATTTGCATCCTCATTGCCTTGGTCATCTCGGACAGCTCGGGACTAAGCCATCCTATCAGGCAATGCAGGAAACCGATTTATTGATTATGATCGGAACGTCCTATCCTTACCGGGAGTTTTTGCCGGAAAAGGCAGACGCAATTCAGATTGATCGTGAAACAAAGTTTATTGGCAAGCGGTATCCGGTTGCCTGCGGGCTGAATGGGGATTCAAAACGAGTCCTGGAATCGCTGACAGCCATTATTCCATATAAAGAGGATCGGAAGTTTCTTGAGGAAAGCCAAAAGCGGGTGAAAAGCTGGAGGAAGGAAATCGAAAAAGATAAATCAGAAGAAACCGATCAGCTCATGCCCCCGCAGATCATGGCAGAGGTGCAGCAGGTTCTTGATGACGATGCGATTCTGTCAGTAGACGTTGGAAATGTTACGGTCTGGGCGGCGCGGTATCTTGACCTAGATCGGCAAAAAATGGTCATTTCGAGCTGGCTTGCCACAATGGGCTGCGGTCTTCCTGGAGCAATTGCTGCCAAGATTGCCGAACCGGATAAGCAGGTTTGGGCGTTTTGCGGAGATGGCGGCTTTTCAATGGTCATGCACGATTTTGTAACAGCGGTCCGCTATAAACTGCCCATCGTCATTGTTATTTTCAATAACCAAAAGCTCGGTATGATTCATTACGAGCAGCAGGAAATGGGCCACATTGAATATGGAACTGAGCTCGGCAGCATAGATTTCGCAAAGTTCGCGGAGGCATGCGGCGGAATTGGTGCCCGCATCCAAAACCGCGAGGAAATGAGGCTTGCTCTCAAACAGGCACTGAAAGCGGATAAACCGGTGATCCTGGATGTTCAGGTTGAAGAAGAACCCCCTCTTCCCGGGAATATTTCGTACGGTCAAGCTGTTCATTACACAGAATACATGGTCAAGAAATTCTTTTCAGATAAAAGTGTCACACTTCCTCCGATTGGGAAAAGCATCAAGCGATTGTTTTAA
- a CDS encoding LacI family DNA-binding transcriptional regulator — protein MATIEDVARRAGLSRTTVSRVINEHPYVSIAKKKKVMEAMEELGYVPNSAARSLRNQRTGVIAVLIPRVMNPFFSQLIETLEHAASESFHQLIICQTQYSAKKELMYLNLLKTRQVDGVILTSAENDWSVIEEYLDYGPIVLCNEFEERANVPMIFMNQKEAGYKATKHLIEMGHRKIAYCCGRYRSNVANAREEGFKKALAEAGIAFDEIDAFREAITSEDGIDIFNGIRSRGSNRPTAIFTGSDEVAAGIISEAARCNWNIPRDLAVTGFDNQVITELMNPRITTVEQPVCEMALKTMEVMMERIRLRQFTGREMHKFSMKLIIRESTKMQAELARIPY, from the coding sequence ATGGCAACGATTGAAGACGTGGCAAGAAGGGCAGGGCTTTCCCGGACAACTGTGTCAAGGGTGATCAACGAACACCCCTATGTATCTATCGCGAAAAAAAAGAAAGTGATGGAGGCCATGGAGGAGCTGGGATATGTTCCCAACTCAGCTGCGAGAAGTTTAAGAAATCAGCGAACAGGTGTGATTGCGGTCCTGATTCCACGGGTGATGAATCCTTTTTTTAGCCAGCTCATTGAAACACTCGAACACGCAGCATCCGAAAGCTTCCACCAGCTCATTATATGCCAAACACAATATTCCGCCAAAAAGGAATTAATGTACTTAAATCTGCTCAAAACAAGGCAAGTGGATGGAGTTATCCTCACATCAGCTGAGAATGACTGGAGTGTTATTGAGGAATACCTCGATTACGGACCAATCGTTCTGTGCAATGAATTCGAAGAAAGAGCCAATGTCCCCATGATTTTTATGAACCAAAAGGAAGCGGGCTATAAGGCAACGAAGCACCTGATTGAAATGGGGCACCGTAAAATTGCCTACTGCTGCGGGAGATATCGAAGCAATGTTGCCAATGCCCGCGAGGAAGGCTTTAAAAAAGCGCTGGCTGAAGCGGGAATTGCTTTCGATGAAATAGATGCATTTCGTGAAGCGATAACGAGTGAAGATGGAATCGATATTTTCAATGGTATTCGATCAAGAGGTTCTAACAGGCCAACCGCTATCTTTACAGGCTCTGACGAAGTTGCAGCAGGGATTATATCAGAAGCAGCACGCTGCAATTGGAACATTCCGCGTGACCTTGCTGTAACAGGATTCGACAATCAGGTGATTACTGAACTAATGAATCCAAGAATCACGACTGTAGAGCAGCCGGTTTGCGAGATGGCACTGAAAACAATGGAAGTCATGATGGAAAGAATCAGATTAAGGCAATTCACCGGCAGGGAAATGCACAAATTTTCTATGAAGCTGATTATCCGTGAATCTACCAAAATGCAGGCTGAACTGGCAAGGATTCCATATTAA
- the hemY gene encoding protoporphyrinogen oxidase, with translation MMEKKKRVAILGGGLTGLSAAYYLQKELQEDVEITLIEASPRLGGKIQTVQKNGCIIERGPDSFLERKASAPQLVRELGLEKQLVNNSTGRSYVLLKDGLHPIPGGAVMGIPTQVRPFVTSGLFSLSGKLRAAGDFVLPKGEHKSDQSLGQFFRRRLGDEVVENLIEPLLSGIYAGDIDNLSLMSTFPQFYKTEQEHRSLILGMKKSLPSASQKHDPSRKKGIFQTLTGGLQSLIEALESSLNTVKIIKSTKVTALKKSPPGTYTIELSGGTVMEADAVIMTIPHESAGILMKDREFDYFRTMPSTSVANVAMIFPKENVRMLKEGTGFVISRNGGYSITACTWTNKKWPHTAPEDKVILRAYVGKPGDETIVDQTDEQLVNIVLEDLKKAMDITGLPEDYVVSRWKQAMPQYNVGHRDNVQRIYNYVGREYPGLFLAGASFEGVGLPDCIDQGKAAVKQVKQYLNF, from the coding sequence ATGATGGAAAAGAAAAAAAGAGTGGCGATCCTCGGCGGAGGTCTAACCGGTTTATCCGCTGCTTACTATCTTCAAAAAGAGCTTCAAGAGGATGTGGAAATCACACTTATTGAAGCAAGTCCGAGGCTCGGGGGGAAGATTCAGACGGTCCAAAAAAATGGATGCATCATTGAAAGAGGACCTGATTCTTTTCTTGAGCGAAAGGCAAGCGCACCTCAGCTCGTCCGGGAACTTGGTCTTGAAAAACAGCTGGTCAACAACTCTACCGGCCGTTCATATGTTCTATTGAAAGACGGTCTTCACCCCATTCCTGGCGGAGCTGTTATGGGGATTCCTACACAAGTCCGCCCATTTGTCACATCCGGTCTGTTTTCGTTGTCCGGGAAGCTGCGGGCAGCTGGAGACTTTGTTCTTCCTAAGGGAGAGCATAAAAGTGATCAATCGCTCGGCCAGTTTTTCAGAAGAAGACTCGGAGATGAGGTAGTAGAAAATCTGATCGAGCCGCTTCTTTCAGGTATATACGCCGGAGATATTGATAATCTTAGCCTGATGTCTACGTTTCCGCAGTTTTATAAAACGGAACAGGAGCATAGAAGCCTGATTTTAGGAATGAAAAAATCATTGCCTTCCGCGAGTCAGAAACACGATCCTTCCAGGAAAAAAGGAATATTTCAAACTCTGACCGGTGGACTCCAATCATTGATTGAAGCGCTTGAAAGCAGCCTCAATACAGTCAAAATAATAAAAAGCACTAAGGTAACTGCTCTCAAGAAATCGCCGCCTGGGACTTATACAATCGAGCTTAGCGGGGGAACTGTTATGGAAGCGGATGCTGTCATTATGACAATTCCGCATGAATCCGCCGGCATATTGATGAAAGATCGCGAGTTTGATTATTTCAGAACAATGCCGTCTACATCGGTTGCAAACGTAGCGATGATTTTCCCTAAAGAAAACGTTCGAATGCTGAAAGAAGGCACTGGCTTTGTTATATCAAGAAACGGCGGTTATTCCATTACTGCCTGCACATGGACGAATAAGAAATGGCCGCATACAGCACCGGAGGATAAAGTAATTTTGCGGGCGTATGTCGGCAAACCAGGAGATGAAACCATCGTCGATCAAACGGACGAGCAGCTTGTAAACATTGTCCTGGAAGACTTGAAAAAAGCGATGGACATAACCGGATTGCCGGAAGACTACGTCGTAAGCCGCTGGAAGCAGGCGATGCCTCAGTATAATGTCGGGCACCGGGACAATGTTCAGCGAATCTATAACTATGTCGGCCGAGAATACCCTGGTCTTTTCCTTGCAGGAGCTTCATTTGAAGGAGTCGGGCTTCCGGATTGCATCGATCAGGGGAAAGCTGCCGTGAAACAAGTTAAGCAATATTTGAATTTTTAG
- a CDS encoding TetR/AcrR family transcriptional regulator has translation MSVDRKQLIIEAATKSFTQFGYKATTMDLVAKHANVAKGTIYTFFKNKEELFDEIITTLLAEIKHAADQAISPECSFFENAHRALYSVLEYRKKHQLTIKIFQESTELGTPAVQEVVARLEGMVTGYIKQKIQKAIAKGEIRPCDPELTSFLMLKLYISLIFDWEKHHDPLPKEKIAELFELYFLKGLSA, from the coding sequence GTGAGTGTAGACCGGAAGCAGTTAATTATCGAGGCGGCAACAAAATCCTTTACGCAGTTTGGATACAAAGCAACGACGATGGATCTTGTAGCGAAGCATGCTAATGTAGCAAAAGGGACGATTTATACGTTCTTTAAGAACAAGGAAGAACTGTTTGATGAAATCATTACCACGTTATTAGCCGAAATCAAGCATGCAGCGGATCAGGCGATCAGTCCGGAATGCAGCTTTTTTGAGAATGCTCATCGTGCACTGTACAGCGTACTTGAGTATCGGAAAAAGCATCAGCTGACGATCAAGATCTTTCAGGAGAGCACCGAGCTCGGTACTCCCGCAGTCCAGGAAGTTGTAGCCCGTCTTGAAGGAATGGTGACCGGCTATATAAAGCAAAAGATTCAAAAGGCGATAGCTAAAGGAGAAATCCGGCCATGCGATCCGGAGCTGACCTCGTTCCTCATGCTGAAGCTTTACATCTCACTTATTTTTGATTGGGAGAAACATCACGATCCGCTTCCTAAAGAAAAAATAGCCGAACTATTTGAACTTTATTTTCTAAAGGGGTTATCCGCTTAG